In Candidatus Cohnella colombiensis, one DNA window encodes the following:
- the mdh gene encoding malate dehydrogenase, producing MAIKRAKITVVGAGFTGATTALMLAQKELGDVVLLDIPQLENPTKGKALDMMESTPVQGIDSNIVGTANYEDSANSDVVIITAGIARKPGMSRDDLVNTNAGIVRSVCENVKATSPNAYVIILSNPVDAMTYVANKALGFPKNRVIGQSGVLDTARYNTFLAQELNVSVEDVRGVVMGGHGDDMVPLVRYTSIGGIPVEKLLPKDRIDAIVQRARVGGGEIVNLLGNGSAYYAPAASLVQMTEAILKDKKRILPVIALLEGEYGYNNLFMGVLAVLGGDGIEKVIEIDLTDEEKTALDKSAQSVRNVIQIVDNA from the coding sequence GTGGCGATTAAACGTGCGAAAATTACGGTTGTAGGTGCTGGGTTTACAGGGGCTACTACTGCCCTCATGCTTGCTCAGAAAGAACTCGGAGATGTTGTATTGCTTGATATACCGCAATTGGAAAATCCTACGAAGGGTAAGGCTCTTGATATGATGGAGTCTACACCTGTTCAAGGGATTGATTCGAATATTGTGGGTACGGCGAATTATGAGGATTCGGCGAATTCGGATGTTGTTATTATTACTGCAGGGATTGCTCGTAAGCCGGGTATGAGCCGTGATGATTTGGTGAACACGAATGCTGGAATCGTTAGATCTGTTTGTGAGAATGTTAAAGCGACTAGCCCCAACGCTTATGTAATTATTCTTTCTAACCCAGTTGATGCAATGACTTATGTAGCGAACAAAGCGCTCGGATTCCCGAAAAATCGAGTAATTGGTCAATCGGGTGTGCTTGATACTGCGCGTTACAATACGTTCCTTGCACAAGAACTGAATGTATCTGTTGAAGATGTACGCGGTGTTGTTATGGGTGGTCATGGTGATGACATGGTTCCACTTGTACGTTACACTTCAATTGGTGGCATTCCAGTTGAGAAGTTGCTTCCGAAAGATCGCATTGATGCAATCGTGCAACGTGCGCGCGTTGGCGGTGGAGAGATAGTAAACTTGCTCGGCAACGGTAGTGCATACTATGCGCCTGCTGCCTCCCTTGTACAGATGACAGAAGCAATCTTGAAGGACAAGAAACGTATTCTCCCTGTAATTGCATTGCTTGAAGGAGAGTATGGCTACAATAACCTCTTTATGGGTGTGCTTGCTGTACTCGGTGGTGACGGAATCGAGAAGGTAATCGAGATTGACCTTACAGATGAAGAGAAAACAGCTCTTGATAAGTCTGCGCAATCTGTTCGAAATGTCATCCAAATCGTCGATAACGCATAA
- the icd gene encoding NADP-dependent isocitrate dehydrogenase, with translation MQLEKFELPTSGERITVTNGVLNVPNNPIIPFIEGDGTGRDIWKASKRVLDAAVEKAYNGEKQIAWYEVFAGEKAFNTYGEWLPADTLTAIREMIIAIKGPLTTPIGGGIRSLNVALRQELDLYVCLRPVRYFDGVPSPVKRPELVDMVIFRENTEDIYAGIEYQEGTEQVKKVLEFLKNEMGVNKIRFPETSGIGIKPVSADGSKRLVRAAIEYAIKHGRKSVTLVHKGNIMKFTEGAFKNWGYEVAEQEFGDKVYTWSEYDRVKEAQGEEAANASQKAALDAGKILIKDAIADIALQQVLTRPTDFDVIATLNLNGDYLSDALAAQVGGIGIAPGANINYLTGHAIFEATHGTAPKYADKDVVNPGSVILSGVMMLEHLGWLEAADMIYKGLEASINSKIVTYDFARLMEGATEVKCSAFADQIISNM, from the coding sequence ATGCAACTCGAAAAATTTGAACTACCTACATCTGGAGAACGTATTACAGTTACGAACGGTGTGTTGAACGTTCCTAATAACCCAATCATTCCTTTCATCGAAGGCGACGGCACTGGTCGTGACATCTGGAAAGCATCCAAGCGCGTACTAGATGCTGCAGTTGAGAAAGCATATAACGGAGAAAAACAAATCGCTTGGTATGAAGTATTTGCCGGCGAGAAGGCATTTAATACTTACGGCGAGTGGCTGCCAGCAGATACACTGACTGCAATTCGTGAAATGATTATTGCAATTAAAGGTCCATTGACGACTCCAATCGGTGGCGGTATCCGTTCCCTGAACGTTGCGCTTCGTCAAGAGCTCGATCTTTATGTTTGCTTGCGTCCTGTTCGTTATTTTGACGGTGTACCTTCCCCAGTGAAGCGTCCTGAACTGGTAGATATGGTTATTTTCCGTGAAAATACAGAAGATATCTATGCAGGTATCGAGTATCAAGAAGGTACAGAGCAAGTGAAGAAAGTGCTTGAATTCCTGAAAAATGAAATGGGTGTTAACAAAATTCGTTTCCCTGAAACTTCGGGGATCGGGATAAAGCCTGTTTCCGCAGACGGCTCTAAGCGTCTCGTTCGTGCAGCGATTGAATATGCAATCAAGCATGGTCGCAAGTCGGTTACGCTCGTACACAAAGGTAACATTATGAAGTTCACTGAAGGTGCGTTCAAAAACTGGGGTTATGAAGTTGCTGAACAAGAATTCGGCGATAAAGTATATACTTGGTCTGAATATGATCGTGTGAAAGAAGCTCAAGGTGAAGAAGCAGCTAACGCTTCGCAAAAAGCAGCGCTTGACGCAGGTAAAATCTTGATCAAAGATGCAATCGCAGATATCGCGTTGCAACAAGTGTTGACGCGTCCAACTGACTTTGATGTTATTGCAACGCTAAACCTGAATGGTGACTATCTGTCCGATGCACTTGCTGCGCAAGTCGGCGGAATTGGTATCGCTCCAGGAGCTAACATCAACTATTTGACTGGTCATGCAATTTTCGAGGCAACACATGGTACAGCTCCAAAATATGCAGACAAAGACGTAGTAAACCCAGGTTCCGTTATTTTGTCTGGTGTTATGATGCTTGAGCATCTTGGATGGCTTGAAGCGGCTGACATGATTTACAAAGGCTTGGAAGCTTCAATCAACAGCAAGATCGTCACTTACGACTTTGCTCGTTTGATGGAAGGCGCGACTGAAGTTAAATGCTCGGCGTTTGCTGATCAGATTATTTCTAATATGTGA
- the citZ gene encoding citrate synthase encodes MTATKGLEGIVAAASSISSIIDGVLTYRGINIDELAQQASFEEVAYLLWHGSLPTEKQLDELLKQLGDHAAVPAEVIATLRLYPHDSNSMAALRSAVSTLGIFDQDANEMNREANILKAIKLQAQLPTIVAAYARIREGKEPIAPKHGVSIAHNFLYMLTGEEPDQIAVEAMNKALVLHADHELNASTFAARVTVATLSDIYSGVTSAIGALKGPLHGGANEAVMVMLDDIGTLDNVEPYIQNKLNNKEKVMGFGHRVYKNGDPRAKHLMQMSLQLGELNGDTRLYEMSVQIESLVTGQKGLKPNVDFYSASCYTMLGIPRDLFTPIFAISRVSGWTAHILEQFEDNRLIRPRAEYVGPVGVHYVPIAQRG; translated from the coding sequence ATGACGGCAACGAAAGGACTTGAAGGAATTGTTGCAGCAGCATCTTCGATCAGTTCGATTATCGATGGTGTATTAACTTATCGTGGAATCAATATTGATGAGCTTGCACAGCAAGCAAGCTTCGAAGAAGTTGCGTATTTGCTCTGGCATGGAAGTCTTCCGACAGAGAAGCAATTGGACGAGCTTTTGAAGCAACTTGGAGATCATGCAGCAGTTCCAGCTGAAGTCATCGCAACTTTGCGCTTATACCCGCATGATAGCAATTCGATGGCTGCGCTTCGCTCTGCGGTATCTACATTAGGGATATTCGATCAAGATGCGAACGAAATGAACCGTGAAGCGAATATTTTGAAAGCGATTAAGCTACAAGCTCAACTTCCGACAATTGTTGCTGCTTATGCGCGTATTCGCGAAGGCAAGGAACCGATCGCTCCTAAGCACGGCGTAAGCATTGCACATAATTTCTTGTACATGCTGACAGGTGAAGAGCCGGATCAAATTGCAGTAGAAGCAATGAATAAGGCGCTTGTGCTACATGCTGACCATGAGCTTAATGCTTCAACGTTCGCAGCACGCGTTACGGTTGCAACTTTATCAGATATTTATTCTGGAGTTACGTCAGCAATCGGTGCTCTGAAGGGACCCTTGCACGGTGGGGCGAATGAAGCAGTTATGGTTATGTTAGATGATATCGGTACGTTGGATAATGTGGAGCCATACATTCAAAATAAATTGAATAACAAAGAAAAAGTTATGGGCTTCGGTCATCGTGTTTATAAGAACGGTGACCCGCGCGCGAAGCACTTGATGCAGATGTCGCTACAACTAGGTGAGCTGAATGGCGATACTAGACTGTATGAGATGTCTGTACAAATCGAGTCACTCGTAACAGGGCAGAAGGGTCTGAAGCCGAACGTAGACTTCTACTCCGCTTCCTGCTATACGATGCTGGGCATTCCACGCGACTTGTTCACACCAATCTTTGCAATCAGCCGTGTATCTGGTTGGACTGCCCACATTTTGGAGCAATTCGAGGATAATCGCTTGATTCGTCCACGTGCAGAATATGTAGGTCCAGTCGGTGTACACTACGTGCCGATTGCACAACGCGGTTAA